The Streptomyces sp. NBC_01353 genome contains a region encoding:
- a CDS encoding acyl-CoA dehydrogenase family protein, whose translation MSSVEEFRAEIRDWLQAHLSGEFAPLKGRGGPGREHEAFAERLAWERHLATHGWTCVGWPKEYGGRGASIEEQIAFHEEYALADAPARVNHIGEQLLGPTLIAHGTEEQKARFLPPIRAVEELWCQGYSEPGAGSDLAAVRTRATRDGDAWVVDGQKIWTSLAHESQWCFVVARTEPGSKRHAGLSYLLVPMDQPGVEVRPIVQLTGTSEFNEVFFDGARTDAANVVGEPGDGWRIAMATLGYERGVSTLGQQVGFRRELEGLIGLARRNGALADPLVRDRLVRAWTGLQAMRANALRGTEPSMAKLYWSHWHRDLGELAMDICGAASTVVAAEPYELDEWQRLFLFSRADTIYAGSSEIQRNIIAERVLGLPKEPRP comes from the coding sequence ATGAGCAGCGTCGAGGAGTTCCGCGCGGAGATACGGGACTGGCTACAGGCCCACCTCAGTGGCGAGTTCGCCCCTTTGAAGGGCCGCGGCGGACCGGGCCGGGAGCACGAGGCGTTCGCCGAACGCCTCGCCTGGGAACGACACTTGGCGACCCACGGCTGGACCTGCGTCGGCTGGCCGAAGGAGTACGGCGGCCGCGGCGCGAGCATCGAGGAGCAGATCGCCTTCCACGAGGAGTACGCCCTCGCCGACGCCCCCGCCCGCGTCAACCACATCGGCGAACAGCTCCTCGGCCCCACCCTCATCGCCCACGGCACCGAGGAGCAGAAGGCCCGCTTCCTGCCCCCGATCCGCGCCGTCGAGGAGCTCTGGTGCCAGGGGTACAGCGAACCCGGCGCCGGCTCCGACCTCGCCGCCGTCCGCACCCGCGCCACCCGCGACGGGGACGCCTGGGTCGTCGACGGCCAGAAGATCTGGACCTCGCTCGCCCACGAGTCCCAGTGGTGCTTCGTCGTCGCCCGGACCGAGCCGGGGTCGAAGCGCCACGCCGGACTCTCGTACCTCCTCGTCCCCATGGACCAGCCCGGCGTCGAGGTCCGGCCGATCGTCCAGCTCACCGGCACCAGCGAGTTCAACGAGGTCTTCTTCGACGGCGCCCGCACCGACGCCGCGAACGTCGTCGGCGAGCCCGGCGACGGCTGGCGGATCGCGATGGCCACCCTCGGCTATGAACGCGGCGTCTCCACCCTCGGCCAACAGGTCGGATTCCGCCGCGAGTTGGAGGGCCTCATCGGCCTCGCCCGGCGCAACGGGGCCCTCGCGGACCCGCTCGTCCGCGACCGGCTCGTCCGGGCGTGGACCGGGCTCCAGGCCATGCGGGCGAACGCCCTGCGCGGCACGGAACCCTCCATGGCCAAGCTGTACTGGTCCCACTGGCACCGCGACCTCGGCGAACTCGCCATGGACATCTGCGGCGCCGCCTCCACGGTCGTCGCCGCCGAGCCGTACGAACTCGACGAGTGGCAGCGGCTGTTCCTCTTCTCCCGCGCCGACACCATCTACGCCGGATCCAGCGAGATCCAGCGCAACATCATCGCCGAGCGGGTGCTCGGCCTCCCGAAGGAGCCGCGCCCATGA
- a CDS encoding VWA domain-containing protein, producing the protein MSLRKVEETAPALVSLYKSAGVSLQKHGMSGQRVAVYLVVDYSGSMKPYYQDGSVQALADRVLGLSANLDDDGRVPVVFFSTDIDAETDIALADHQGRIDRIVAGLGHMGKTSYHLAMDAVIDHYLDSGSSAPALVVFQTDGGPINKLAAERYLCKAAKLPIFWQFIGFGDPGSRQFEFLRKLDELAVPAKRPVDNAGFFHAGKDPRKVPDAELYDRIVAEFPTWLAAARAQAIVRS; encoded by the coding sequence ATGAGTCTGCGCAAGGTCGAGGAGACCGCGCCCGCGCTGGTCAGTCTCTACAAGTCGGCGGGGGTCTCCCTCCAGAAGCACGGGATGAGCGGGCAGCGCGTCGCCGTCTACCTCGTGGTCGACTACTCGGGCTCGATGAAGCCGTACTACCAGGACGGCAGCGTGCAGGCCCTGGCCGACCGGGTGTTGGGGCTCTCCGCCAACCTGGACGACGACGGGCGGGTGCCGGTGGTCTTCTTCTCCACCGACATCGACGCCGAGACCGACATCGCGCTCGCCGACCACCAGGGGCGGATCGACCGGATCGTCGCCGGGCTCGGTCACATGGGCAAGACCAGCTACCACCTGGCGATGGACGCGGTCATCGACCACTACCTCGACAGCGGCTCCAGCGCGCCCGCGCTCGTCGTCTTCCAGACCGACGGCGGACCGATCAACAAGCTCGCCGCCGAACGGTACTTGTGCAAGGCGGCGAAGCTGCCGATCTTCTGGCAGTTCATCGGCTTCGGCGACCCGGGCAGCCGGCAGTTCGAATTCCTGCGGAAACTGGATGAGTTGGCCGTCCCGGCCAAGCGGCCGGTGGACAACGCCGGCTTCTTCCACGCCGGGAAGGATCCGCGCAAGGTCCCGGATGCCGAGCTGTACGACCGCATCGTCGCCGAGTTCCCCACCTGGCTCGCCGCGGCCCGTGCGCAGGCCATCGTCCGGTCGTGA
- a CDS encoding TetR/AcrR family transcriptional regulator — translation MPNTASKKKTPVTASPERRRELLDTAAEVFAAQGYNATTVRKIADAAGMLAGSLYYHFDSKESMLDEILSTFLTELWEGYDAVLAADLGPRETIEALVTESFREIDRHRAAVAIYQKESRHLSSQPRFHYLSDSQVKFEKAWLGTLERGVEARVFRADLDIRLTYRFVRDTVWVAASWYRPGGQHSPEEIARQYLSMVLDGIAVRT, via the coding sequence GTGCCGAACACTGCCAGCAAGAAGAAGACCCCGGTGACCGCCTCGCCCGAGCGGCGCCGAGAACTCCTGGACACCGCCGCCGAGGTGTTCGCCGCCCAGGGGTACAACGCCACGACCGTACGCAAGATCGCCGACGCCGCCGGAATGCTCGCCGGCAGCCTCTACTACCACTTCGATTCCAAGGAATCGATGCTCGACGAGATCCTCTCCACCTTCCTGACCGAGCTGTGGGAGGGCTACGACGCCGTCCTCGCCGCCGACCTCGGGCCCAGGGAGACCATCGAGGCACTCGTCACCGAGTCCTTCCGCGAGATCGACCGGCACCGCGCCGCCGTCGCGATCTACCAGAAGGAGTCCCGGCACCTCAGCTCCCAGCCGCGCTTCCACTACCTCTCGGACTCGCAGGTGAAATTCGAGAAGGCGTGGCTCGGCACGCTGGAGCGCGGGGTCGAGGCCCGGGTCTTCCGCGCCGACCTCGACATCCGGCTCACCTACCGCTTCGTGCGCGACACCGTCTGGGTCGCCGCGTCCTGGTACCGCCCGGGCGGCCAGCACAGCCCGGAGGAGATCGCCCGCCAGTACCTGTCGATGGTCCTGGACGGTATCGCCGTACGTACATAG
- a CDS encoding VOC family protein: MASLVRHVTIDCADAYTLATFWVDVVDGKFGEGDVPGDSEVLVLTEGAHLLFIQAPEKKSVKNRVHLDIQPQDRTRDEEVERLIALGATLVGDHRNADGTGWVTLADPEGNEFCVERSTAERAE; this comes from the coding sequence ATGGCATCTCTTGTGCGACACGTGACGATCGATTGCGCCGACGCGTACACCCTGGCGACCTTCTGGGTCGACGTCGTGGACGGGAAGTTCGGAGAGGGTGACGTTCCGGGCGACTCGGAGGTCTTGGTCCTCACCGAGGGGGCGCACCTGCTCTTCATCCAGGCGCCGGAGAAGAAGTCGGTCAAGAACCGGGTCCACCTCGACATCCAGCCCCAGGACCGCACCCGCGACGAGGAGGTCGAGCGGCTGATCGCGCTCGGTGCGACGCTGGTCGGCGACCACCGGAACGCGGACGGGACCGGTTGGGTGACCCTGGCCGACCCGGAGGGCAACGAGTTCTGCGTGGAGCGCTCCACCGCCGAGCGCGCGGAGTAA
- a CDS encoding lytic transglycosylase domain-containing protein, translated as MARQESGCKPSAQSAVGARGPFQVLPATGADLRNAITQTNSAAKHLAGIKRQVGSRNDYMPAAWNAGVGAVKRYGGIPPYRETQAYVKSVLREYQRVTG; from the coding sequence ATGGCGCGCCAGGAGTCCGGCTGCAAACCGTCGGCCCAGTCCGCGGTCGGCGCACGCGGACCGTTCCAGGTGCTCCCGGCCACCGGCGCCGACCTGCGCAACGCCATCACGCAGACCAACTCGGCGGCCAAGCACCTCGCCGGCATCAAGCGGCAGGTGGGCTCCAGGAACGATTACATGCCGGCGGCGTGGAACGCCGGCGTCGGGGCGGTGAAGCGGTACGGCGGCATCCCGCCGTACCGCGAGACGCAGGCCTACGTGAAGTCCGTGCTGCGGGAGTACCAGCGCGTCACGGGCTAG
- a CDS encoding acyl-CoA dehydrogenase family protein: protein MRFLPTDEQRDFARSLDAMLSAADTPTAIRAWAAGDPGPGRAVWRRLGEAGVFGLAAPEAYEGVGPLPVELAHAFVESGRHAVPGPLVETVAATALLAELAERGEPGPAKRLLPGLVAGGTVATLVLAQDGLVLDPDAADLVLVVAGDELRIARGHGELRISADPVRRLARPAPGGELLAAGPGVVAAARQARRWALLATAAQSLGVGLALLDRTVAYAKQRTQFGAAIASFQAVKHRLGNTLIGLEFARPLLFGAALTFEDGDLAAAKVAAGEAAYAAAATALQLHGAIGYTEELDLSLWLRKARPLRDAWGSPSWCRERVLAVATGPTRPHGRP from the coding sequence ATGCGTTTCCTGCCGACCGACGAGCAGCGGGACTTCGCCCGTTCCCTGGACGCGATGCTCTCCGCCGCGGACACGCCCACCGCGATACGGGCCTGGGCCGCGGGCGACCCCGGACCGGGGCGCGCCGTGTGGAGGCGGCTCGGGGAGGCGGGCGTCTTCGGGCTCGCGGCGCCCGAAGCGTACGAGGGCGTGGGCCCGCTCCCCGTCGAACTCGCCCACGCCTTCGTGGAGTCGGGCCGCCACGCGGTGCCGGGCCCGCTGGTCGAGACGGTCGCGGCGACGGCCCTGCTCGCGGAGCTGGCCGAACGGGGCGAGCCGGGCCCGGCGAAGCGGCTCCTGCCGGGGCTCGTCGCGGGCGGGACGGTGGCGACGCTGGTGCTCGCGCAGGACGGGCTCGTCCTGGACCCGGACGCCGCCGATCTGGTCCTCGTCGTCGCCGGTGACGAGCTACGGATCGCGCGCGGCCACGGGGAGCTCCGTATCTCCGCCGACCCCGTACGACGGCTCGCGCGGCCCGCACCCGGCGGCGAGCTCCTCGCGGCCGGCCCCGGCGTGGTCGCGGCGGCCCGGCAGGCCCGGCGCTGGGCGCTGCTCGCGACGGCCGCGCAGTCGCTCGGCGTGGGGCTCGCGCTCCTGGACCGTACGGTGGCGTACGCGAAGCAGCGCACCCAGTTCGGCGCGGCGATCGCCTCCTTCCAGGCGGTCAAGCACCGCCTCGGGAACACTCTGATCGGCCTGGAGTTCGCCCGCCCGCTGCTGTTCGGAGCAGCGCTCACCTTCGAGGACGGCGATCTCGCGGCGGCCAAGGTGGCCGCCGGGGAGGCCGCGTACGCGGCGGCCGCGACCGCCCTGCAGCTGCACGGCGCCATCGGCTACACCGAGGAACTCGACCTCTCCCTCTGGCTCCGCAAGGCCCGGCCCCTCCGGGACGCCTGGGGCAGCCCCTCCTGGTGCCGCGAGCGGGTGCTCGCGGTCGCGACCGGCCCGACACGCCCTCACGGCCGTCCATGA
- a CDS encoding pyridoxamine 5'-phosphate oxidase family protein has translation MGHTGTTPTATWAAFEAAEPDLATTVRERFGQYTHHALATLRTDGSPRLSGIEVDVRAGELWLGMMPNSRKALDVRRDPRFALLANPGEGTGMGGGDVRVSGRAVEITDPVTLAWYAEGAGQPLPFHLFRVELTEVVRTAVEGEELVIRTWSPGRRVRTIRRGNDESPPREQRDQGMSGGSGPDTP, from the coding sequence ATGGGACACACCGGAACAACCCCGACCGCCACGTGGGCCGCCTTCGAGGCCGCCGAGCCCGACCTCGCCACCACCGTGCGCGAGCGCTTCGGGCAGTACACCCACCACGCCCTCGCCACCCTCCGCACGGACGGCTCGCCCCGGCTCAGTGGCATCGAGGTGGATGTCCGCGCCGGCGAGCTGTGGCTCGGCATGATGCCGAACTCCCGCAAGGCCCTCGACGTCCGCCGCGACCCCCGGTTCGCGCTGCTCGCCAACCCCGGCGAGGGCACCGGCATGGGCGGCGGCGACGTCCGCGTCTCCGGGCGCGCGGTCGAGATCACCGACCCGGTGACGCTGGCGTGGTACGCGGAGGGGGCCGGCCAGCCGCTGCCCTTCCACCTGTTCCGGGTCGAGCTGACGGAGGTCGTCCGGACCGCGGTGGAGGGCGAGGAACTCGTCATCCGCACCTGGTCGCCGGGACGACGGGTACGGACGATCCGGCGAGGCAACGACGAGAGCCCGCCGCGCGAGCAGCGGGACCAGGGCATGTCCGGCGGATCAGGGCCGGACACCCCCTAG
- a CDS encoding acetyl-CoA C-acetyltransferase has protein sequence MAEAYIVEAVRTPVGRREGGLASVHPADLGAHVLKALVSRSGVDPAAVEDVVFGCLDTVGPQAGDIARTAWLAAGLPEEVPGVTIDRQCGSSQQAVHFAAQGVLSGTQDLVVAGGTQNMSMIPIAFASRQAAEPLGLTEGPYAGSEGWRARYGDAPVNQFHGAELIAKKWGITRRDQEEFALRSHERALRAIDEGRFERETVTYGDVTVDEGPRPDTTLEKMAGLKPVVEGGTITAACSSQVSDGAAAMLLASERAVREHGLTPRARIHHLSVRGEDPIRMLSAPIPATAYALKKTGMTIDDMDLVEINEAFAPVVLAWLKETGADPARVNVNGGAIALGHPLGATGVKLMTTLLHELERTGGRFGLQTMCEGGGQANVTIIERL, from the coding sequence ATGGCCGAGGCCTACATCGTCGAAGCGGTCCGCACCCCGGTGGGCCGCCGCGAGGGAGGTCTGGCCTCCGTCCACCCGGCGGACCTCGGCGCCCATGTCCTCAAGGCCCTCGTCTCGCGATCGGGCGTCGACCCGGCCGCCGTCGAGGACGTGGTCTTCGGCTGCCTCGACACCGTGGGCCCGCAGGCCGGCGACATCGCCCGTACGGCCTGGCTGGCGGCCGGCCTCCCCGAGGAGGTCCCCGGCGTCACGATCGACCGCCAGTGCGGCTCGTCCCAGCAGGCCGTGCACTTCGCCGCGCAGGGCGTCCTCTCCGGCACCCAGGACCTCGTCGTCGCGGGCGGCACCCAGAACATGTCCATGATCCCCATCGCCTTCGCCTCCCGGCAGGCCGCCGAACCGCTCGGCCTGACCGAGGGCCCCTACGCCGGCTCCGAGGGCTGGCGCGCCCGGTACGGCGACGCGCCCGTGAACCAGTTCCACGGCGCCGAGCTGATCGCCAAGAAGTGGGGGATCACCCGCCGTGACCAGGAGGAATTCGCCCTCCGCTCCCATGAGCGGGCCCTGCGCGCGATCGACGAGGGCCGCTTCGAGAGGGAGACCGTGACCTACGGGGACGTGACCGTCGACGAGGGCCCGCGCCCGGACACCACCCTGGAGAAGATGGCCGGCCTCAAGCCGGTCGTCGAGGGCGGCACCATCACCGCGGCCTGCTCCTCCCAGGTCTCCGACGGCGCCGCGGCGATGCTCCTGGCGAGCGAGCGGGCCGTACGGGAACACGGCCTCACCCCGCGCGCCCGCATCCACCACCTCTCCGTCCGCGGCGAGGACCCGATCCGGATGCTCTCCGCCCCCATACCGGCGACCGCGTACGCCCTGAAGAAGACCGGCATGACCATCGACGACATGGACCTCGTCGAGATCAACGAGGCCTTCGCCCCCGTCGTCCTGGCCTGGCTGAAGGAGACCGGCGCGGACCCCGCACGGGTGAACGTCAACGGCGGCGCGATCGCCCTCGGCCACCCGCTGGGCGCTACCGGCGTGAAGCTGATGACCACCCTCCTCCACGAACTGGAGCGCACCGGCGGCCGGTTCGGCCTCCAGACGATGTGCGAGGGCGGGGGCCAGGCCAACGTGACGATCATCGAGCGGCTCTGA
- a CDS encoding glutamate synthase subunit beta — translation MADPKGFLTTGREVAKTRPVGERVKDFNEVYVPGSLLPIISKQAGRCMDCGIPFCHNGCPLGNLIPEWNDYAYREDWSQASERLHATNNFPEFTGRLCPAPCEAACVLGINQPAVTIKNVEVSIIDKAWDSNDVKPQAPERLSGKTVAVIGSGPAGLAAAQQLTRAGHTVAVFERADRIGGLLRYGIPEFKMEKRHINRRIEQMRAEGTKFRTGVEIGRDITATDLRKRYDAVVIAAGATTARDLPVPGRELSGIHQAMEYLPLANKVVEGDFVAPPITAEGKHVVVIGGGDTGADCVGTAHRQGAASVTQLEIMPRPGEERVAGQPWPTFPMLYKVTSAHEEGGERVYSVSTTHFEGDEDGNVQFLHLVEVEFVEGKLTQKPGTERKIPAQLVTLAMGFTGTDVENGLVGQFGLDLDERGNIARDADFATNVGGVFVAGDAGRGQSLIVWAIAEGRSAARGVDRFLTGASDLPAPIRPTDRALTV, via the coding sequence ATGGCTGACCCCAAGGGCTTCCTGACCACCGGGCGCGAAGTCGCCAAGACCCGTCCGGTGGGCGAGCGCGTCAAGGACTTCAACGAGGTCTACGTTCCCGGCTCCCTGCTGCCGATCATCAGCAAGCAGGCCGGCCGCTGCATGGACTGCGGCATCCCGTTCTGCCACAACGGCTGCCCGCTCGGGAACCTGATCCCCGAGTGGAACGACTACGCCTACCGCGAGGACTGGTCGCAGGCGTCCGAGCGGCTGCACGCCACCAACAACTTCCCGGAGTTCACCGGCCGTCTGTGCCCGGCTCCGTGCGAGGCGGCGTGTGTGCTCGGCATCAACCAGCCGGCCGTCACCATCAAGAACGTCGAAGTCTCCATCATCGACAAGGCGTGGGACAGCAACGACGTCAAGCCGCAGGCGCCCGAGCGCCTGTCCGGCAAGACCGTCGCCGTCATCGGCTCGGGCCCGGCGGGTCTCGCCGCCGCCCAGCAGCTGACGCGGGCCGGCCACACGGTCGCCGTGTTCGAGCGCGCCGACCGGATCGGCGGACTGCTGCGGTACGGCATCCCCGAGTTCAAGATGGAGAAGCGGCACATCAACCGCCGCATCGAGCAGATGCGCGCGGAGGGCACCAAGTTCCGCACGGGCGTGGAGATCGGCCGCGACATCACGGCGACCGACCTGCGCAAGCGGTACGACGCCGTCGTCATCGCCGCCGGTGCGACGACCGCCCGCGACCTGCCCGTCCCGGGCCGGGAGCTGTCCGGCATCCACCAGGCGATGGAGTACCTGCCGCTCGCCAACAAGGTCGTCGAGGGCGACTTCGTGGCCCCGCCGATCACGGCCGAGGGCAAGCACGTGGTCGTCATCGGCGGCGGCGACACCGGCGCGGACTGCGTGGGCACCGCCCACCGCCAGGGCGCGGCCTCGGTCACGCAGCTGGAGATCATGCCGCGTCCGGGCGAGGAGCGGGTGGCCGGCCAGCCGTGGCCGACCTTCCCGATGCTGTACAAGGTCACCTCGGCGCACGAGGAGGGCGGCGAGCGGGTCTACTCCGTCTCCACCACCCACTTCGAGGGCGACGAGGACGGCAACGTCCAGTTCCTGCACCTGGTCGAGGTCGAGTTCGTCGAGGGCAAGCTGACGCAGAAGCCCGGCACGGAGCGGAAGATCCCGGCGCAGCTGGTCACGCTCGCGATGGGCTTCACCGGTACGGACGTCGAGAACGGCCTGGTCGGCCAGTTTGGTCTGGACCTGGACGAGCGGGGTAACATCGCCCGTGACGCGGACTTCGCCACCAACGTCGGTGGTGTGTTCGTGGCCGGTGACGCCGGCCGCGGCCAGTCGCTGATCGTCTGGGCGATCGCCGAGGGCCGCTCGGCCGCCCGCGGAGTCGACCGCTTCCTGACGGGCGCGAGCGACCTCCCGGCCCCGATCCGCCCGACGGACCGAGCCCTGACGGTCTGA
- a CDS encoding cold-shock protein: MATGTVKWFNAEKGFGFIEQDGGGADVFAHYSNIATSGFRELQEGQKVTFDVTQGQKGPQAENILPA; this comes from the coding sequence ATGGCCACCGGAACTGTGAAGTGGTTCAACGCCGAAAAGGGCTTCGGCTTCATCGAGCAGGACGGCGGCGGCGCCGACGTCTTCGCCCACTACTCCAACATCGCGACCTCCGGCTTCCGTGAGCTTCAGGAAGGCCAGAAGGTCACCTTCGACGTCACGCAGGGCCAGAAGGGCCCGCAGGCGGAGAACATCCTCCCGGCCTAA
- a CDS encoding acyl-CoA dehydrogenase family protein, which translates to MDLSYSADEDVFRAEAREWLRAHVPEEPLPSLETAEGFAAHRLWEAELASDRWSVVSWPGRYGGRDADIFRWLIFEEEYYAAGAPGRVSQNGINLLAPTLFDHATEEQRARVLPSMATGEVVWAQAWSEPESGSDLASLTSRAVRTEGGWLLAGQKTWSSRAAFADRAFGIFRTDPGDPERPHRGLTYLMFDLRAPGVTVRPIGRLDGKPAFAELFLDEVFVPDEDVIGEPGQGWRIAMSTTGNERGLMLRSPGRFLAAADRLVRLWRTHGETGDTALRDRVADAVIGARAYQLFTAGGASRFASGAGGAPARAEPRVGEIGAESSLNKVFWSEYDIALHETALDLLGAEGELSDTEWAEGHVFSLAGPIYAGTNEIQRDIIAERLLGLPKGRR; encoded by the coding sequence ATGGACCTGTCGTACAGCGCCGATGAGGACGTCTTCCGGGCGGAGGCCCGGGAGTGGCTGCGCGCCCATGTGCCGGAGGAGCCGCTGCCGTCCCTGGAAACCGCGGAGGGCTTCGCCGCGCATCGCCTCTGGGAGGCGGAGCTGGCCTCCGACCGCTGGTCGGTGGTGTCCTGGCCGGGGCGGTACGGCGGCCGGGACGCCGACATCTTCCGGTGGCTGATCTTCGAGGAGGAGTACTACGCGGCGGGGGCGCCGGGCCGGGTCTCCCAGAACGGCATCAACCTCCTCGCGCCCACCCTCTTCGACCACGCCACGGAGGAGCAGCGGGCCCGGGTGCTGCCGTCGATGGCGACCGGCGAGGTCGTGTGGGCGCAGGCCTGGTCCGAGCCCGAGTCCGGCTCGGACCTCGCCTCGCTGACCTCGCGGGCGGTACGGACCGAGGGCGGCTGGCTGCTGGCCGGGCAGAAGACCTGGTCCTCGCGGGCGGCCTTCGCCGACCGGGCCTTCGGCATCTTCCGCACCGACCCGGGGGACCCCGAGAGGCCGCACCGGGGGCTGACGTATCTGATGTTCGACCTGCGGGCGCCGGGTGTGACCGTCCGGCCGATCGGACGCCTCGACGGGAAGCCGGCCTTCGCCGAGCTCTTCCTCGACGAGGTGTTCGTGCCCGACGAGGACGTGATCGGCGAGCCGGGCCAAGGCTGGCGGATCGCGATGTCCACCACGGGCAACGAGCGCGGACTCATGCTCCGCTCCCCCGGCCGCTTCCTGGCCGCCGCGGACCGGCTCGTACGGCTGTGGCGCACGCACGGGGAGACCGGGGACACCGCGCTTCGGGACCGGGTCGCGGACGCGGTGATCGGGGCACGGGCGTACCAGCTCTTCACGGCGGGCGGCGCGTCGCGCTTCGCGTCGGGGGCTGGGGGCGCCCCCGCTCGAGCGGAGCCGAGAGTGGGGGAGATCGGGGCGGAGTCGAGCCTGAACAAGGTGTTCTGGTCGGAGTACGACATCGCGCTGCACGAGACGGCGCTCGATCTCCTCGGCGCGGAGGGCGAACTGTCCGACACCGAGTGGGCCGAGGGGCATGTCTTCTCGCTCGCGGGCCCGATCTACGCCGGCACCAACGAGATCCAGCGCGACATCATCGCCGAGCGGCTGCTCGGCCTCCCGAAGGGCCGCCGCTGA
- a CDS encoding SDR family oxidoreductase: MTPPATPPAYVPGHGLLAGRTAVITAAAGAGIGGATARRFLEEGARILISDAHARRLKETEAALAADFGADRIDSLPCDVTDETQVQQLIDTAVRLHGGLDAVVNNAGLGGTAQLVDMTDEQWTRVLDVTLNGTFRCTRAALRHYKDADAGGVIVNNASVVGWRAQAGQAHYAAAKAGVMALTRCAAVEAAAYGVRVNAVSPSLAMHPHLVKVTSAELLAELTEREAFGRYAEPWEIANVIVFLTSGYSSYMTGETVSVSSQHA, encoded by the coding sequence ATGACCCCGCCCGCCACCCCGCCCGCGTACGTCCCCGGCCACGGCCTGCTCGCCGGCCGTACCGCCGTCATCACCGCCGCCGCCGGAGCCGGCATAGGCGGCGCCACCGCCCGCCGCTTCCTGGAGGAGGGCGCCAGGATCCTGATCAGCGACGCCCACGCCCGCCGCCTCAAGGAGACCGAGGCCGCCCTCGCCGCCGACTTCGGCGCGGACCGGATCGACTCCCTGCCCTGCGACGTCACCGACGAGACCCAGGTCCAGCAGCTCATCGACACCGCCGTACGCCTCCACGGCGGCCTGGACGCCGTCGTCAACAACGCCGGGCTCGGCGGCACCGCCCAGCTCGTCGACATGACCGACGAGCAGTGGACCCGCGTCCTCGACGTCACCCTGAACGGCACCTTCCGCTGCACCCGCGCCGCCCTGCGCCACTACAAGGACGCCGACGCCGGCGGGGTGATCGTCAACAACGCCTCCGTCGTCGGCTGGCGCGCCCAGGCAGGCCAGGCCCACTACGCCGCCGCCAAGGCCGGCGTCATGGCGCTCACCCGCTGCGCCGCCGTCGAGGCGGCCGCGTACGGGGTCCGCGTCAACGCCGTCTCCCCGTCCCTGGCCATGCACCCGCACCTGGTCAAGGTCACCTCGGCCGAGCTGCTCGCCGAACTCACCGAACGCGAGGCCTTCGGGCGGTACGCCGAACCCTGGGAGATCGCCAACGTCATCGTCTTCCTCACCAGCGGCTACTCCTCCTACATGACCGGCGAGACCGTCTCGGTCAGCAGCCAGCACGCGTAG